One segment of Lytechinus pictus isolate F3 Inbred chromosome 13, Lp3.0, whole genome shotgun sequence DNA contains the following:
- the LOC129274739 gene encoding zinc finger protein 771-like, translating to MSPIPFDSTSSRSDYDMDRLHAASSLLSLGSKCDLSPITIETQEPDFNKAIASVIWARHHHFTPSTIFKCGVPNCPLCPAVETSNTRLPVQEDFQRSDQVASKSSRRSSVVNWLISSSSSSSSAPTAPVTRTSPALSSHLASVKRSWPAPSSLTGSVYSNSDTEGSRSSPTSSMSSPMYVHELSDNTRSFPTVPTLLSDTKVMLTKRPRVQPSSSAPMDIHSERQLPFSCKFCPKRFAQASNCSAHQRIHTGARPFQCPSCPKSFAQRTSLRTHLRTHTGDRPYSCQDCQQRFGDLSTLTKHRRTHTGERPYRCHHEGCERAFAQSGNLKRHYKTHLLDRKLESITV from the exons ATGTCTCCTATACCTTTCGACAGCAC atCTAGTCGCAGCGATTACGACATGGATCGTTTACACGCCGCGTCTTCTCTTCTATCACTCGGTAGTAAGTGTGACCTGTCACCGATCACCATAGAAACTCAGGAACCTGACTTCAACAAGGCCATTGCATCCGTCATCTGGGCTCGACATCATCACTTTACTCCATCCaccatcttcaaatgtggcgtCCCCAACTGTCCTCTTTGCCCTGCAGTGGAGACGTCCAATACTCGCCTCCCTGTACAGGAAGATTTTCAACGAAGTGATCAGGTAGCATCGAAGTCGTCCCGTCGATCATCCGTCGTCAACTGGCTAATttcgtcgtcatcatcgtcgtcgtccgCGCCAACGGCTCCAGTGACCAGGACCTCTCCAGCGTTGTCGTCTCATCTTGCATCTGTCAAACGGTCATGGCCAGCTCCGTCATCACTCACTGGCTCAGTTTACTCGAACTCTGATACCGAAGGTTCCCGATCTTCTCCGACAAGCTCCATGTCATCTCCTATGTACGTTCACGAACTCTCCGACAACACCCGAAGTTTTCCGACCGTTCCCACTCTATTGTCGGACACCAAGGTGATGCTGACGAAGCGACCACGAGTTCAGCCTTCATCTAGCGCTCCAATGGACATCCATTCTGAGAGACAGCTACCGTTCTCCTGCAAGTTCTGTCCCAAGCGATTCGCTCAGGCTTCCAACTGTTCGGCTCATCAACGAATCCACACAGGAGCTCGTCCTTTCCAATGTCCATCCTGTCCCAAGTCGTTCGCTCAGAGGACGTCTCTTCGTACTCATCTACGCACTCATACTGGAGATCGTCCCTACTCCTGTCAGGATTGTCAACAACGATTCGGGGATCTTTCTACTTTGACCAAACATCGTCGTACTCATACCGGTGAACGTCCCTACCGCTGTCATCATGAAGGTTGTGAAAGAGCTTTCGCACAGTCTGGCAATCTAAAGAGGCATTACAAGACACATCTTCTAGACAGGAAGCTGGAAAGTATCACTGTTTGA
- the LOC135156348 gene encoding replication initiator 1-like: MSPIPFDSTSIRGDYDMNRLHAASSLLSLGSKCDLSPITIETQEPDFNKAIASVIWARHHHFTPSTIFKCGVPNCPLCPAVETSNTHLPGQKGLQRSDQVASKSSCRSSVVNWLVSSSSSASTAPVTRTSPALSSHLASVQRSWPAPSSLTGTVYSNSDTEGSRSSPTNSVSSSLYVNDQSNNARRFPTVPTSSSPMDIHSERQLPFSCKFCPKRFAQASNCSAHQRIHTGARPFQCPSCPKSFAQRTSLRTHLRTHTGDRPYSCQDCQQRFGDLSTLTKHRRTHTGERPYRCHHEGCERAFAQSGNLKRHYKTHLLDRKLENITV; this comes from the exons ATGTCTCCTATACCTTTCGACAGCAC ATCTATTCGTGGCGATTACGACATGAATCGTTTACACGCCGCGTCTTCTCTTCTATCACTTGGTAGTAAGTGTGACCTGTCACCGATCACCATAGAAACTCAGGAACCTGACTTCAACAAGGCCATTGCATCCGTCATCTGGGCTCGACATCATCACTTTACTCCATCCaccatcttcaaatgtggcgtCCCCAACTGTCCTCTTTGCCCTGCAGTGGAGACGTCCAATACTCATCTGCCTGGACAGAAAGGTCTTCAACGAAGTGATCAGGTAGCATCGAAGTCGTCCTGTCGTTCATCCGTCGTCAACTGGCTAGTTTCATCGTCGTCGTCCGCGTCAACGGCTCCAGTGACCAGGACCTCTCCAGCGTTGTCGTCTCATCTTGCATCTGTCCAACGGTCATGGCCAGCTCCGTCATCACTCACTGGCACAGTTTACTCGAACTCTGATACCGAAGGTTCCCGATCTTCTCCGACAAACTCCGTGTCCTCTTCTTTGTATGTTAACGATCAATCCAATAACGCCCGACGTTTTCCGACCGTCCCCACTTCCAGTTCTCCAATGGACATCCATTCTGAGAGACAGCTACCGTTCTCCTGCAAGTTCTGTCCCAAGCGATTCGCTCAGGCTTCCAACTGTTCGGCTCATCAACGAATCCACACAGGAGCTCGTCCTTTCCAATGTCCATCCTGTCCCAAGTCGTTCGCTCAGAGGACGTCTCTTCGTACTCATCTACGCACTCATACTGGAGATCGTCCCTACTCCTGTCAGGATTGTCAACAACGATTCGGGGATCTTTCTACTTTGACCAAACATCGTCGTACTCATACCGGTGAACGTCCCTACCGCTGTCATCATGAAGGTTGTGAAAGAGCTTTCGCACAGTCTGGCAATCTAAAGAGGCACTACAAGACACATCTCCTAGACAGGAAGCTGGAAAATATCACTGTTTGA